From the Bdellovibrio reynosensis genome, one window contains:
- a CDS encoding LolA family protein, giving the protein MFKQFGILLLVLTFSAQVFAATGNGALQKVSKKYRSTKLVEMSVEKSVKSELLGKETKYQGKMFVSNGKFRWENTTPEKTLLVFDGTTIWSEQTPPKEFGGPVQVAKGKVDKKTRSHVLIASLLGADLEKNFKILKETAEGDKVKLDVKALNGEDLTVKDLQVVINSKSNTLDQINYKDDIGNLTTMSFSKVKFLSKAKKSLFKYQPPKDAQVTDL; this is encoded by the coding sequence ATGTTTAAACAATTCGGCATCTTGTTATTAGTTCTTACGTTTTCTGCGCAAGTCTTTGCGGCTACAGGAAATGGAGCTCTTCAAAAAGTTTCTAAAAAATATCGCTCTACCAAGCTTGTGGAAATGAGCGTGGAAAAGTCGGTGAAGTCTGAACTTCTCGGCAAAGAAACAAAGTATCAGGGAAAAATGTTTGTCTCTAACGGTAAGTTTCGTTGGGAAAACACGACGCCAGAAAAAACTCTTTTAGTTTTTGATGGAACAACTATTTGGAGCGAACAAACTCCACCGAAAGAATTCGGCGGACCTGTGCAAGTTGCAAAAGGGAAAGTCGATAAGAAAACTCGTTCCCATGTTTTGATAGCTTCGTTACTAGGTGCTGATCTAGAAAAGAACTTTAAAATTCTTAAAGAAACTGCAGAAGGTGACAAAGTTAAGTTGGACGTGAAAGCCCTTAACGGCGAAGACTTGACAGTTAAAGATCTTCAAGTCGTGATCAACTCAAAATCAAACACTTTAGATCAAATCAACTATAAAGACGACATCGGAAATTTGACGACGATGAGTTTTTCTAAAGTGAAGTTCTTAAGCAAAGCTAAAAAAAGTTTATTTAAATACCAACCGCCAAAAGATGCGCAGGTGACAGATCTATGA
- the rimO gene encoding 30S ribosomal protein S12 methylthiotransferase RimO — translation MKQETAENKKVHFISLGCPKNLVDSEIMAGTLMKDGYSVVGEAEEADTVIVNTCGFIEDSKKESIQRILDMSDLKQEGKIKKVVVAGCLTQRYKEDLVEGLPEADLFVGSGEFQNIAKILKKNEEGEKQKTFFNLPTYLQEEATPRVNSQPGHRAYLKISEGCMKRCAFCAIPLIRGNLQSRSIDAIVAEAKLLVAGGVKELIIISHDFTDYGWDIRRKDPTRKESPVELLKALDQVEGLQWIRLMYLYPDGITQEMVQVIKNSTKIVRYFDMPLQHVNDAVLKSMNRKMTRDEIETALMNIREHLPEAVIRTQFIVGFPGETEEQFEELLNFVADQQFDRVGCFKYSPEENTPGGKMEAQIDEETKQYRHDALMEVQQNISREKHRDFIGKTIEVIVEGFSEETDLLLQGRFWGQAPDIDGVVLINDGQAEVGDMVKVHITDSLDYDLVGEIVVQN, via the coding sequence ATGAAACAAGAGACTGCTGAAAATAAAAAGGTCCATTTTATTTCCCTTGGTTGCCCAAAGAACCTAGTGGATAGCGAAATCATGGCCGGCACCCTGATGAAAGACGGCTATTCAGTTGTGGGTGAAGCGGAAGAAGCTGACACAGTGATCGTAAACACTTGCGGTTTCATTGAGGATTCTAAAAAGGAATCCATTCAACGCATTCTTGATATGAGTGACCTTAAGCAAGAAGGTAAAATCAAAAAAGTTGTTGTCGCTGGTTGCTTAACTCAACGTTATAAAGAAGACCTAGTTGAAGGTTTGCCAGAAGCGGACTTGTTCGTAGGTTCTGGTGAATTCCAGAATATCGCTAAAATTTTGAAGAAAAATGAAGAAGGCGAAAAGCAAAAAACTTTCTTCAATCTTCCTACTTACCTTCAAGAAGAAGCAACTCCGCGTGTGAACTCTCAACCGGGTCACCGTGCTTATTTGAAAATCTCTGAAGGTTGCATGAAGCGTTGTGCTTTCTGTGCGATTCCTTTGATCCGCGGAAACCTGCAATCTCGTTCTATTGACGCTATCGTTGCTGAAGCAAAGCTTTTAGTGGCCGGCGGAGTTAAAGAATTAATCATCATCAGCCACGACTTCACTGATTATGGGTGGGACATCCGTCGTAAAGATCCAACTCGCAAAGAAAGCCCTGTCGAGCTTTTAAAAGCTTTAGACCAAGTTGAAGGCTTACAATGGATCCGCTTGATGTATTTGTATCCAGATGGAATCACTCAAGAGATGGTGCAAGTTATTAAAAATAGCACTAAGATCGTTCGTTATTTTGATATGCCTTTGCAACACGTGAACGATGCAGTTCTTAAATCGATGAACCGCAAAATGACTCGTGATGAAATCGAAACGGCGTTAATGAACATCCGTGAACACTTGCCAGAAGCGGTGATCCGTACCCAATTCATCGTGGGCTTCCCAGGTGAAACTGAAGAGCAATTTGAAGAGCTACTAAATTTCGTGGCTGATCAACAATTTGACCGCGTAGGCTGCTTTAAGTATTCACCGGAAGAAAATACTCCAGGTGGAAAAATGGAAGCGCAGATTGACGAAGAAACAAAACAGTACCGTCATGATGCATTGATGGAAGTTCAACAAAACATTTCTCGAGAAAAACATCGCGACTTCATTGGTAAAACCATCGAAGTTATCGTTGAAGGTTTCAGTGAAGAGACTGATTTGTTATTGCAAGGTCGTTTCTGGGGACAAGCTCCAGACATCGACGGTGTAGTTCTAATCAATGATGGTCAGGCTGAAGTAGGTGACATGGTTAAAGTCCACATCACCGACAGTTTAGATTATGACCTTGTTGGTGAGATCGTTGTACAAAACTAG